The following is a genomic window from Patagioenas fasciata isolate bPatFas1 chromosome 1, bPatFas1.hap1, whole genome shotgun sequence.
ccctcctctccagtATTTAGTGTATGGTGAAATAAGCCTTCTTACTGGCAttgcttattttctttattttctcttttcctcttctgtagGCTGTCATCCAGCTCCTACTGCAAGAAATCCGAACTACAGAAGTCCTCCTGTGATGGGAAAAATCATCATTTATGAGCATGCCAACTTCCAGGGATACTCCAAAGAATTCACCAGTGACATTGCCAATCTAAAAGATGTAGATTGGAATGATTGTATCTCCTCAGTGAAAGTAATAGGTCAGCCTTGGGTGGCTTATGAGCACCACAACTATACAGGCCGGTTACTTGTATTTGAAGACGGTGAACATAGCTTTGTTGGTCCAGAGATGAATGATAAAATCACATCTCTGCAGTTGATCACTGAAAGTCTGCACAATCCCCAGATCACTCTCTATGAACATTCCAACTATCAAGGGAAGAGCAGAGTGATAAGAGAAGCAACCAATCTGGCTAGGGGATATGACAATGACACCACATCTTCTCACAAAGTCCAGAGAGGTGCCTGGCTGTTGTGTGAACACAGCGATGGAAGTGGCTTTCGTTACATTGCGCGAGAACACGAACACCTTCCACATTACAGTGCAATTGGTTTCAATGACAAGCTTTCATTTCTGCGTCCCCTTCTCCCTGGCTGTCGCTGTTAGACTGCAAATCCTGCAATGCTGAGGGAAAATGCAGCCCCAGCAAGAAATTTGAGACCTAGATCTCTCTCTGTG
Proteins encoded in this region:
- the LOC139827035 gene encoding epidermal differentiation-specific protein-like; this translates as MGKIIIYEHANFQGYSKEFTSDIANLKDVDWNDCISSVKVIGQPWVAYEHHNYTGRLLVFEDGEHSFVGPEMNDKITSLQLITESLHNPQITLYEHSNYQGKSRVIREATNLARGYDNDTTSSHKVQRGAWLLCEHSDGSGFRYIAREHEHLPHYSAIGFNDKLSFLRPLLPGCRC